The segment GGCCCGGTGAAATTGCATTACGAGTAAAGATGCTCGTTTCGCGCAGCAGGACGGAAAGACCCCGGGACCTTTACTATAGCTTGATATTGGTGTTCGGTTCGGCTTGTGTAGGATAGGTGGGAGACTGTGAAGCAGCAACGCCAGTTGTTGTGGAGTCGCCGTTGAAATACCACTCTGGTCGTGCTGGATGTCTAACCTGGGTCCGTGATCCGGATCAGGGACAGTGTCTGGTGGGTAGTTTAACTGGGGCGGTTGCCTCCTAAAGGGTAACGGAGGCGCCCAAAGGTTCCCTCAGCCTGGTTGGCAATCAGGTGTTGAGTGTAAGTGCACAAGGGAGCTTGACTGTGAGACTGACGGGTCGAGCAGGTACGAAAGTAGGGACTAGTGATCCGGCGGTGGCTTGTGGAAGCGCCGTCGCTCAACGGATAAAAGGTACCCCGGGGATAACAGGCTGATCTTCCCCAAGAGTCCATATCGACGGGATGGTTTGGCACCTCGATGTCGGCTCGTCGCATCCTGGGGCTGGAGTAGGTCCCAAGGGTTGGGCTGTTCGCCCATTAAAGCGGTACGCGAGCTGGGTTTAGAACGTCGTGAGACAGTTCGGTCCCTATCCGCTGTGCGCGTAGGAGTGTTGAGAAGGGCTGTCCCTAGTACGAGAGGACCGGGACGGACGAACCTCTGGTGTGCCAGTTGTCCTGCCAAGGGCATGGCTGGTTGGCTACGTTCGGGAGGGATAACCGCTGAAAGCATCTAAGCGGGAAGCCTGCTTCGAGATGAGCACTCCCACCTCCATCGAGAGGGTAAGGCTCCCAGTAGACGACTGGGTTGATAGGCCGGATATGGAAGCCCTGTGAGGGGTGGAGTTGACCGGTACTAATAGGCCGAGGGCTTGTCCTCAGTTGCTCGCGTCCACTGTGTTGTTCTGAAACAACGACCCCCGCCGGAGGGATCCGGCCGGGCGGCGACAGTTTCATAGTGTTTCGGTGGTCATAGCGTGAGGGAAACGCCCGGTTACATTCCGAACCCGGAAGCTAAGCCTCACAGCGCCGATGGTACTGCAGGGGGGACCCTGTGGGAGAGTAGGACGCCGCCGAACAATCATTGTGGGAAAGCCCCCTGACGGGAAGTCAGGGGGCTTTCTTGTTGTAGGGTCGGTCCCGCACGGTTGTCGGTGGTTAATACAGGAGGCTCCGCACAGTGGAGGTCCAGGAGACGCGCGTTCAGACCGATCGGGTCCTCACGATCCCGAATCTGCTGAGCATGGCTCGGCTGGTGGGCGTGCCGGTCTTCTTGTGGTTGGTGCTGTGGCCGGTCTTCGGGGGGCCGAAGAACGACGGGTGGGCGATCGTCGTTCTGATGTTGAGCGGGGTCAGTGACTACCTGGACGGGAAGCTGGCTCGGCGGTGGGGGCAGATCAGCCGGCTGGGGCAGTTGCTGGACCCGGCCGCGGACCGGTTGTACATCGTGTCGACGCTGGTGGGGTTGACCTGGCGGGAGATCCTGCCCTGGTGGTTGACGGCGTTGTTGGTGGCGCGGGAGGCGTTCGTCGGGGTGGTGCTGCTGCGGCTCAACCGGGCGGGTTACGGGCCGTTGAACGTGAGTTTTCTGGGGAAGGCGGCGACGTTCAATCTGATGTACGCGTTTCCGCTCCTGCTGTTGGGGGTGGGCGAGGGGTGGGTGCACCAGGTTGCGGGGGTGGTGAGTTGGGCGTTCATCTGGTGGGGGACGACGCTGTACTGGTGGGCCGGTGCCCTGTATGCGGTGCAGGCCCGGCAGATCCTCCAGGCGGAGCGTTCGGTTGCCGTTTGAGATCAGCCTGAGACGTTTTACACGGCCTCCACGGTGAGTCGGACGTTTTCTTCCGGGTAGGGATGCGTCGGACCGGTTTGATGGACCCCGCAGGGGTTCACCACCGCGAAGGAGGACGCACCCGTAATGAAAGCCGTTGTGATGGCGGGCGGGGAGGGCACTCGACTCCGCCCCATGACTTCCAGCATGCCCAAGCCGCTGCTGCCGGTGGCCAATCGGCCGATCATGGAGCACGTGCTGCGGCTGCTGAGGCGACACGGCCTCAACGACACCGTGGTGACCGTGCAGTTCTTGGCGTCGTTGGTCAAGAACTACTTCGGTGATGGTGAGGAACTGGGCATGCACCTCACCTATGCCAATGAGGAAACACCGCTGGGGACGGCGGGCAGCGTGAAGAACGCCGAGGACGCGCTGCGGGACGATTCGTTTCTGGTGATCTCGGGCGATGCCCTGACGGACTTCGACCTTTCCGACCTGATTGCCTTTCACCGGGAGAAGGGCGCGCTGGTCACGGTGTGCCTGACCCGGGTGCCGAACCCGTTGGAATTCGGTATCACCATCACGGACGACGAGGGGAAGGTCGAGCGCTTCCTCGAGAAGCCGACCTGGGGGCAGGTGTTCTCGGACACCGTGAACACCGGTATCTACGTGATGGAGCCGGAGGTCTTCGACTACGTGGCGGCCGGCGAGTCGGTCGACTGGTCGAGCGACGTGTTCCCGCAGTTGCTCAAGGAGGGCAAGCCGGTGTTCGGCTACGTCGCCGAGGGCTACTGGGAGGACGTGGGCACGCACGAGAGCTACTTGAAGGCCCAGGCAGACGTCCTGGAGGGGAAGGTCCAGGTCGAGCTGGACGGGTTCGAGATCTCGCCGGGCGTGTGGGTGGCCGAGGGTGCGGAGGTGGACCCGGAGGCGGTGCTGAGGGGGCCGCTGTACATCGGTGACTACGCCAAGGTCGAGGCCGGCGTGGAGTTGCGCGAGCACACCGTGCTGGGGTCGAACGTCGTCGTGAAGAGCGGTGCCTTCCTGCACAAGGCCGTGGTGCACGACAACGTGTACGTGGGGGCGCAGAGCAACCTGCGCGGGTGCGTGGTCGGGAAGAACACCGACGTGATGCGGGCCGCGCGGATCGACGAGGGGGCGGTGATCGGTGACGAGTGCCTGATCGGCGAGGAGTCGATCATCGCGGGCAACGTCCGGGTCTACCCGTTCAAGACGATCGAGGCCGGCGCGTTCGTCAACACCTCGGTGATCTGGGAGTCCCGCGGCCAGGAGCACCTGTTCGGGGTGCGGGGCGTGTCGGGGATCCTGAACGTGGAGATCACGCCGGAGCTGGCCGTGCGGCTGGCGGGGGCGTACGCGACCACGTTGAAGAAGGGCGCGACGGTCACCATCGCGCGTGACCACTCGCGTGGTGCGCGGGCGTTGAAGCGGGCGATGATCTCGGCGCTGCAGACCAGCGCGATCGACGTCCGCGACCTGGAGAACGTGCCGATGCCGGTGGCCCGGCAGGCGACGGCGCGGGGGA is part of the Kitasatospora cineracea genome and harbors:
- a CDS encoding CDP-alcohol phosphatidyltransferase family protein — its product is MEVQETRVQTDRVLTIPNLLSMARLVGVPVFLWLVLWPVFGGPKNDGWAIVVLMLSGVSDYLDGKLARRWGQISRLGQLLDPAADRLYIVSTLVGLTWREILPWWLTALLVAREAFVGVVLLRLNRAGYGPLNVSFLGKAATFNLMYAFPLLLLGVGEGWVHQVAGVVSWAFIWWGTTLYWWAGALYAVQARQILQAERSVAV
- a CDS encoding mannose-1-phosphate guanyltransferase — encoded protein: MKAVVMAGGEGTRLRPMTSSMPKPLLPVANRPIMEHVLRLLRRHGLNDTVVTVQFLASLVKNYFGDGEELGMHLTYANEETPLGTAGSVKNAEDALRDDSFLVISGDALTDFDLSDLIAFHREKGALVTVCLTRVPNPLEFGITITDDEGKVERFLEKPTWGQVFSDTVNTGIYVMEPEVFDYVAAGESVDWSSDVFPQLLKEGKPVFGYVAEGYWEDVGTHESYLKAQADVLEGKVQVELDGFEISPGVWVAEGAEVDPEAVLRGPLYIGDYAKVEAGVELREHTVLGSNVVVKSGAFLHKAVVHDNVYVGAQSNLRGCVVGKNTDVMRAARIDEGAVIGDECLIGEESIIAGNVRVYPFKTIEAGAFVNTSVIWESRGQEHLFGVRGVSGILNVEITPELAVRLAGAYATTLKKGATVTIARDHSRGARALKRAMISALQTSAIDVRDLENVPMPVARQATARGSAGGIFLRTTPGVPDSLDILFFDERGADLSQAGQRKLDRVYSRQEFRRAFPGEIGDLLHPASVFDSYATNLLRTVDTSGVREAGLKVVVDAAHGSAGLVLPSILGRLGVEALTVAGGLDEARPTEDADSRRAALARLGELVASSRAAFGVRFDPVGERVSFVDELGRVIQDDRALLVLLDLVAAERRTGQVALPVTTTRIAEQVAAYHGTQVTWTTTSPDDLAKAAAADGTIFGGDGRGGFVVPEFSGVLDGAAAFVRLVGLVARTQLTLSQIDARIPQAHIQKRDIATPWAAKGMVMRSVVEAAGNRKLDTTDGVRVVEPDGRWTLVLPDPAEAVTHLWAEGPDDEATERLLDEWAAVVDGAGR